Below is a genomic region from Lineus longissimus chromosome 4, tnLinLong1.2, whole genome shotgun sequence.
GAGTGAGCACACCTTCAGTGATGATCGCCTTCAAGACCAGTTTTACCTCTATTAGGCCAACCCCCTCAAGAATGTCATGCATAATGTCAAAGACATGGTTATCAGTGACATGATATCCTACTAAGTCATTCAGCGGACACATCCTCTTTACTCCGGTTCTACTAACATCATCAACGGCTATGTCTCTATCATATGTCTCAACTGTCCTAATCAGGGAGTCGTCTTCAGCAGTTGCAGTGTGAGCATCATCTCTCGGCATCGAACATCTGCGGCAAGGAAAGTTAGCTGTAAATCCCTCAGCAAAACCTAGCATGCCATGCAACCCCAAGTTATCACCTGTTGTCTGGCCTAAAACCACACGCACTTTTGTTCCATCATCACACAACAAACCCTCAGATTCTAGCACTTTCAGATCATCTACAATTGGATTCAATATTGCATTAAAACCATAATGCTTTATGTCTTTTGAGAGGGCAACAGCAAGCAAGAACATATTCTTTAAACTGGACTGGTGTACTGAGTGAACATCTTTCAGAGTGAAGTAGAACAAACCCAGTTTATGGGTGCCAGCTTTGGGAGAAAAAGGGTTTGTAGTTTCTAACTCATCAAAATACAGTAAAATATTTATGGTCTCAGGATCGCACAGGGCTGGGTTGGATTTGTAGTAACTGCCATCTTTAAAATCTTCAAGAATCCCAGGCTCATGTTCCCTGGTCTTGTACTGTCGGATAGCATCCAGCAAATCAGCATCAAGGACTTCTAGCAACAGGTCTCTGATAGGCACATACTCAAATGTGTCACGCTTTTGGCGTTGGAGGACAACACCAGAATGAGGGTCTGGCTGGGGATTAAAGGCAACTCCAAGCGGAACAGAAACTGGAGGAATGAAAGTGCCGaggtttaaaaaatatttgttttgaagccATCCAGTTTCTAAACCGGTAAAAGGTCTCCGACTCTCTTCAAAATCATTCATTAGGTCtgccaaatcatcatcattcctCATCCCATTCCCGAGGTCTTCCACTACCTTCTTCGTTTTCTCTTTCAATGCTTCAataatttcagaaaacatttcgGAAGTGCATTCAATGACAGTGTTCAACGTAGAGAGAGGCAGGTTTGCCTTGGCCTTCAGTTTACTAATGAACGATGAAGCTATTGACATAACATCAAGCTCAGCATGACGACTTTGTCCTGTAAAATCATTTACACCATCAatttcaacatcatctccagAATGCATCATGTCTTCATTTTCACTATTATAATCAAACACCTCTCCGGGCACATCATTtataaatgtatcattgttgctGTCTTGTTCAAGAACATGTTTTATCAAATGCCTTTTGTAAGGCCAAACAGACTGAAAGGTCCGTTGGCATCCATTCTGTgcacaaacaaaataatttccaGCATAGGTTATTGCATGAATGGTCCTCAAATGAAAGAACAAGGAGTGGAAGTCCCCTTTAATGTTTTTGGAACAAACAAAACACATGAACTGCCTGGACTGCTCCATTACTACTGAATTATCCTTGACCTTTCCTTTAAACTCTTGCAGAATTAAGATGAATCTCACATCTTACCGATACAGCATTCCTGTTCAATAACAGCTTCTGTttgaatcgaagtcgtgttccAATCCTTGGAATTAACTCCTTCAAAGTATCCTCGTCCAAGAGATGAAAACATTCCTCGTCAATGCCAtgttctgaaggaaaaaaaggaGCAGAGAAGCTTTTACTGATTGTGTctagaaaaatattttattatacatgtatattacaaaaACACTGATACGCCTATGTAAAAACACCTTTCATTAGACTTAGCGTGACAGCTCATCTCAAAAATAGTCATCCAGCACCCATTATACCAACATGTGACCATATGGTGAAATCTTCATTTTTTGGATACTTTTTTAggcctaatttttttttcaaaacaattaaaaaaataaccaaTGGCTctttagtacatgtagtacatggaTGCCTGCGGGTATAATTCATTACCATTCACTTACCTGCACATGTCTGGAGAATGGAAAaacacaattaaaaaaaaaaagtcaATAGTGTGAGTTGTACactcaattcaaagataaagtTGATTTTGGCAGGGCAAGGCAAGAAAATAGGACAATCACTCGAGTACAGTTACAGTAGCATTATTCATATGTCGTGAATGTAGGAAGGACAGGCAGCAACAAGTCAAAGGTTCactgtgacactgacagttctacagactgtcatgactgttgcaGTCAAATCCCAATTTTACaccaaattttattttgattgcaGAGCTAACAAAATTGGCCCTTTTaacatttatcattatttcaaatcCAATTGTAAATCACTTATGGTCTGAGCGGCTTGAGAAATCTACTGGTACTGGTATTTAGATGCTCTAAAAAGTGAGCATATCTTCATTTCTAAAAGACAAGATTCTCTTTGTATGAGTGCCTAAAGTACAAAAAAACGTTACTGGTATACATGCTTCAAGTTTCATAACTATTCAGCAAGTCAGCTGATTGTCATGCATGTAGTTACATTCAAATTCCTGTTGCCAGGCCTAAAAAACAGGCCAAGGACCTTCTGTTCAGTGAACAATTACATTACCAGCCAAGCCTTTATCTACATGATTGACATCGAATCGAAATACATGAATACCACCTCAGTCGTCattaaaacatgaaatatttatctgcTTTCCTTGATAGTCAACATAAAGTCACTAGTTTTCTAGCAAGGTCACGAAATTAGTTGCCACTGATGGTGCTGCAGACCAACTTCTACAAATCATACAACAAGACATGTATGACTGTAAAAATGACCTCTTTAGACTATAAAAAACATGCTGGAACATTTACATTGCTGTCGAGCACAAACCCAATGAACGACAAGAGTTGGGTTTTATGCTTCGTACACGCAATGTACACATTTCTCATAGTGACCAGACACCGACAGCCACATGTAGACCAAAGAGACATACTAGTATCATGTGTATGACAATCAATCACTAATCAGCAGAATGAGAATGATCAATCTCcaatgacaatgtcattgatattgataatcgAATACATGCAAATATACACGCATTCGTCGAATTCGAATACGGTCATCCAGTTTCAACCAAGGAGTCAGTCAAAAAGGAAACTTTCTAGTGCTTCATAGCACCGTAGACTGAGTAATGTTCTTAATCCACTTTTATGCAGTAGAGATGTGGAAAAACAGCAGCAGTGACTTAGTCAGGAAGCAAAATCGGTTCACTCGTTGAGCCAGATGATGGCAGTCGCCATGATGGATCAACAAAATCAATAACGAACGATGCGCCACCTTTGTATAATTTTCAAGTAACATGgcgcgaatattcaaaataagaagATAAACTGGCATGCACGTGGACTAAATGTGCACCTTCTACCCAGTCGTACTTCTACACAGCTTCAGGCCTACGCTTTGATGCAACATGTTTCGCagtcattccatgcaaaaaaaacCCCAGCAACTAAGTTATCTTCCCCCCGAAAAAACGGACACAGATTATAGCTGCGTCTGCGGAAAAACTGAGAGAAAGCGCAACTTCGAACAGAATTATAAACGTCGGCCTAGcctatatttcatgtatttgagGCCGAAAGTGATATAATTCAATAGCCTAATGCATTGCGGACTAAAGATTTATATTAGTTTCACTCTAAgaatgtgcataggcctacatatcttGATGAGAAAAAAGTGTACGTGATTCGGACGGCCTGTGGCTGTGGCATGTGTGGTGCGCGGCGCGGACGGCGGGCGTTCAGAGTGCGCCTACCAGAAAACGGCCTAAAATAACATTTTAAACTACGAAACGTAAAAAAATGGTAATCTAGTGGTGCTATGTGACTTACCGTTGAAGACTGATATTAATTCCTCCATACCCCACTCCTTCAGAATCACCTCGGTGAAGTTTTCCATTTTGCCCGGAATCAAGCTTCTAATTGAAGCGAGGATAAAATGGCCGCTGATCACTTTTATCGTCTGCCAAATTACGCGGTCCTGATTGGTGGACGGTTTTACTAATTAAATAGTTATTTCTAGATTGCGCACATCTGATTGGTAAGGCTTGTTAACTTATTATTTCAACTAACTTTATTTACTACTTTTCCCTCAGTACAACTAATTAATAGTTATGTTCACTACTTAAATGGTTATTTTGGCTTTACTAATCAAATTAGTTAAAAATTTACCacttaattttaagagtgtatgGAACCAGTGACTCCAActtagaaaacaaagaaaaaaaggcactgatTATTGATGCCATGTACTTGtgtgttgtttgttgttgttgatccTCTAATGTCTGTGCAAGCTTGAAACCCCTGAGGCCCAAAGTTTTTGAATATCCTGTGACCGTTGGCAAACCAATTTGCTGTAGTGATTTGTAACAGTATCAAAAGTTGGAAATGCTTGTGATA
It encodes:
- the LOC135486591 gene encoding uncharacterized protein LOC135486591; its protein translation is MEQSRQFMCFVCSKNIKGDFHSLFFHLRTIHAITYAGNYFVCAQNGCQRTFQSVWPYKRHLIKHVLEQDSNNDTFINDVPGEVFDYNSENEDMMHSGDDVEIDGVNDFTGQSRHAELDVMSIASSFISKLKAKANLPLSTLNTVIECTSEMFSEIIEALKEKTKKVVEDLGNGMRNDDDLADLMNDFEESRRPFTGLETGWLQNKYFLNLGTFIPPVSVPLGVAFNPQPDPHSGVVLQRQKRDTFEYVPIRDLLLEVLDADLLDAIRQYKTREHEPGILEDFKDGSYYKSNPALCDPETINILLYFDELETTNPFSPKAGTHKLGLFYFTLKDVHSVHQSSLKNMFLLAVALSKDIKHYGFNAILNPIVDDLKVLESEGLLCDDGTKVRVVLGQTTGDNLGLHGMLGFAEGFTANFPCRRCSMPRDDAHTATAEDDSLIRTVETYDRDIAVDDVSRTGVKRMCPLNDLVGYHVTDNHVFDIMHDILEGVGLIEVKLVLKAIITEGVLTLDVINDRIVSFDYGFPESSNKPSVITEQSLNRSTSATGQKAEQAYFLIRHLLILIGDLVPEDTCNDHLQVIRLLLSCMDIIFAPKVSEEETYYLQRLIQEHHDHFLTTFPDNHLLPKHHHMLHYPAVIRAIGPLKHFSSMRFEGKHAFFKQVAQVTCNFKNICKTMARRHQMTLSDALMRKELFEFKPLESGKGLLQPLDHFEPHHSLIAEAIGCPVDSEVFSAKFARYHGIEYRANEMVSVDCDKESGNPLYGKIEQVFIDDQTLVYLLIQVWETLWFEDRYHAYAVREGDEFLCITVNELLDHHPFHLIKSFDEHDSLRYIVPRHR